From one Candidatus Rokuibacteriota bacterium genomic stretch:
- a CDS encoding response regulator, whose amino-acid sequence MKNQKLSKQPPLSSSLTTGKAARHCQVSTPGLRRWIREGRLRVFRTPGGHCRIELAEFQRFLREYGLPPYPGEPPETRILIADDEPRTVAHLVEFLATDPRGFKVETATDGYEALIKVGAFQPSILILDVVMPQLNGMEVCRRIKTDPQTRGIRILGITGYPETIPGLLAAGADACLAKPIRLRQIQQELERLLAAVRTR is encoded by the coding sequence ATGAAAAATCAGAAATTAAGTAAACAACCCCCCCTCAGCTCCTCCCTGACCACCGGGAAGGCTGCCCGGCACTGCCAGGTCTCCACCCCTGGTCTGAGGCGCTGGATTCGCGAGGGCCGGCTCCGGGTTTTCAGGACGCCGGGTGGGCACTGCCGGATTGAGCTCGCCGAGTTTCAGCGCTTCCTCCGGGAATACGGGCTTCCGCCCTATCCGGGTGAACCGCCAGAGACGCGGATTCTGATCGCGGACGATGAGCCGCGCACTGTGGCTCACCTCGTGGAGTTCCTGGCCACCGACCCCCGGGGCTTCAAGGTCGAGACCGCCACCGACGGCTACGAGGCCCTGATCAAGGTCGGGGCTTTTCAGCCTTCCATCCTGATCCTGGACGTGGTGATGCCCCAGCTGAACGGAATGGAGGTCTGTCGCCGGATCAAAACCGACCCCCAGACCCGGGGCATCAGGATCCTCGGGATCACGGGCTACCCGGAGACGATCCCGGGGCTCCTCGCGGCCGGGGCTGACGCGTGCCTCGCCAAGCCCATTCGACTCCGACAGATCCAGCAGGAGCTCGAGCGCCTCCTGGCGGCGGTGCGGACACGATGA
- a CDS encoding MASE1 domain-containing protein → MNTRSLTSLAKELAQVLVVAAVYYGAARLGLLLAFEKTNASPVWPPSGIAFAAVLLLGYRVWPGILLGAFLANAVVFLANQPAGPLTILVVSAVIGIGNTLEALAGGFLLRRAVDAPDLFERAQHVFKFTAVALVMGLVSASIGPTSLAFSGMAAWAIYPTVWFTWWLGDTVSVLVITPLLLAWIRHPRIRWDARRSGEALLLFLSLFVVGRMAFGAWLPATDTHYPLAFMTLPFLVWAAFRFGQREVTTALAIVSWIAVWDTVRGFGPFAQTTVNESLLLLQFFVGVATVTILAMAALATERRAAEAVLRKAHDELEARVNERTAEVVLVNEFLQLEIAERKRTEERFRALLQSAPEAQVIVNPQGEIVLVNRQAEELFGYAREELLGMPVETLVPARFRDRHAGHRAVYMTGPRTRPMGAGLDLYALRKDGREVPVEISLSPLTTAEGPVVIASVRDVTDRKQAEETLRTAHERLGKAHRELEAFTHTVAHDLKGPLRGMEGFARALVEDYAARLDATGRYYLTMMQTSARRMGELVDDLLRYSRLERREMKRERVALRPLLEGVCEKLQAEIRARGLTVRMDFAVEVVEAAPEALHSALANLVENAAKFNQGRGGAITIKSRKEGDAIILSVADTGIGFDMKYHDRIFQIFERLHREEDYPGTGVGLAIVRKVAERHGGRTWAVSELGKGSTFYLALPTNTGGTP, encoded by the coding sequence ATGAACACGCGCTCCCTGACCAGCCTGGCAAAGGAGCTGGCACAGGTCCTCGTCGTGGCCGCCGTGTACTACGGGGCCGCCAGGCTCGGCCTCCTGCTGGCCTTTGAGAAGACCAACGCGTCACCGGTGTGGCCGCCATCCGGGATCGCTTTCGCGGCGGTCCTGCTCCTCGGGTACCGCGTCTGGCCCGGCATCCTGCTCGGCGCCTTCCTCGCAAATGCGGTGGTCTTCCTCGCGAATCAGCCCGCGGGCCCGCTGACCATCCTCGTGGTCTCGGCGGTGATCGGGATCGGCAACACGCTCGAAGCCCTGGCGGGTGGTTTCCTGCTCCGGCGCGCTGTCGACGCCCCCGACCTCTTCGAGCGCGCCCAGCACGTGTTCAAGTTCACCGCGGTCGCGCTGGTCATGGGCCTCGTGAGCGCCAGCATCGGCCCAACCAGCCTTGCGTTTTCCGGAATGGCCGCCTGGGCCATCTACCCAACGGTCTGGTTCACGTGGTGGCTCGGCGACACGGTCAGCGTCCTCGTCATCACCCCGCTGCTGCTCGCCTGGATCAGGCACCCGCGAATCAGATGGGACGCGCGCCGGTCCGGCGAGGCGCTGCTCCTCTTCCTGTCGCTCTTCGTCGTCGGCCGGATGGCGTTCGGGGCGTGGCTTCCCGCCACGGACACCCACTACCCGCTGGCGTTCATGACGCTTCCGTTTCTGGTGTGGGCGGCGTTCCGGTTCGGCCAACGCGAGGTGACGACGGCGCTGGCGATCGTCTCGTGGATCGCGGTCTGGGACACCGTCCGGGGGTTCGGCCCCTTTGCGCAGACAACGGTCAACGAATCGCTGCTGCTCCTGCAGTTCTTTGTCGGCGTCGCAACCGTGACCATCCTGGCCATGGCCGCGCTCGCGACCGAGCGGAGGGCCGCGGAAGCGGTCCTGCGCAAGGCGCACGACGAGCTGGAAGCCCGGGTAAACGAACGGACGGCGGAGGTTGTTCTGGTCAACGAATTCTTGCAGCTGGAAATCGCCGAGCGCAAGCGAACGGAGGAACGGTTTCGCGCGCTGCTGCAATCCGCGCCGGAGGCTCAGGTCATCGTCAACCCGCAGGGCGAGATCGTCCTGGTCAACAGGCAGGCCGAGGAGCTGTTCGGCTATGCCCGAGAGGAACTGCTCGGGATGCCGGTTGAGACGCTCGTGCCGGCGCGCTTCCGGGACCGACACGCGGGACACCGGGCGGTGTACATGACCGGTCCCCGTACGCGGCCCATGGGGGCCGGCCTTGATCTCTACGCCCTGCGGAAAGATGGGCGCGAGGTTCCTGTCGAGATCAGTCTGAGCCCGCTCACGACGGCGGAGGGGCCCGTCGTCATCGCCTCCGTTCGTGATGTGACGGACCGGAAGCAGGCTGAGGAGACACTGCGGACGGCGCACGAGCGGCTCGGGAAGGCCCATCGGGAGCTGGAGGCCTTCACGCACACCGTCGCCCACGACCTGAAGGGACCGCTGCGCGGGATGGAGGGGTTTGCGCGGGCGCTCGTCGAGGACTACGCTGCCCGGCTCGATGCGACGGGCCGCTACTATCTCACCATGATGCAGACCTCTGCCCGCCGGATGGGGGAGCTCGTCGACGACCTCCTCCGCTACTCGCGGCTCGAGCGGCGCGAGATGAAGCGCGAGCGGGTGGCGCTCCGGCCCCTCCTGGAGGGAGTGTGTGAGAAGCTGCAGGCGGAGATTCGGGCACGCGGGCTCACGGTCCGGATGGATTTTGCCGTGGAGGTCGTGGAGGCCGCGCCGGAAGCGCTCCACAGCGCGCTGGCCAACCTGGTGGAGAACGCCGCGAAGTTTAACCAGGGCAGGGGGGGCGCGATTACGATCAAGTCCCGCAAAGAGGGGGACGCCATCATCCTCTCGGTGGCTGACACCGGGATCGGCTTCGACATGAAGTATCACGACCGGATCTTCCAGATCTTCGAGCGCCTGCACCGGGAGGAGGACTATCCCGGGACGGGGGTCGGGTTGGCCATCGTCCGGAAGGTGGCTGAACGCCACGGCGGCCGCACCTGGGCGGTATCTGAGCTGGGGAAGGGGAGCACGTTTTATCTGGCTCTCCCGACGAACACCGGAGGCACGCCGTGA
- a CDS encoding response regulator codes for MIRALKRRKVSNPIQVARDGEEALDYVHRRGAFAAQAPVPGLVLLDLRLPKVDGLEVLRELKRHPVYRNVPAVVLTTSAETEDIKHSYELGAASYIVKPVEFEKFAEVVERIHRYWILTNTCYPLSE; via the coding sequence ATGATCCGCGCCCTCAAGCGGCGGAAGGTGTCCAATCCCATCCAGGTGGCCCGCGATGGCGAGGAGGCCCTGGACTACGTCCACCGGCGCGGGGCGTTCGCGGCACAGGCCCCGGTCCCCGGGCTCGTCCTCCTGGACCTGCGCCTGCCGAAGGTGGACGGGCTGGAGGTGCTGCGCGAGCTGAAGCGTCATCCGGTGTATCGGAACGTCCCGGCCGTGGTGCTGACCACATCCGCGGAGACGGAGGATATCAAGCACAGCTACGAGCTGGGGGCTGCCAGCTACATCGTCAAGCCGGTGGAGTTTGAGAAGTTCGCCGAGGTGGTGGAGCGCATTCATCGCTACTGGATCCTGACGAACACCTGCTATCCCCTGTCCGAGTAA
- a CDS encoding response regulator, which translates to MEPIRVLYVEDDRADQELTRRHFERHARQVKLRMVETVADALDQLLADDTDLVLADYRLPDGTGLALLDAIKTRGLRVPVVLVTGAGDVEAAVRLLKAGATDYVVKRPGYLATLPAVIEGAFRWFQSVREIRRATVLVLYAEHNRADAELTERAFREHGPHLQLDVVWSGQDALERLRAAPYDLFLLDYRMPDLSGIEILKALREERIRIPVVMITGRQDEEIAVQAFKLGVTDYLVKEEGYLTKLPSTIENVLAQRRLAEENEALLVLNSLAESIASVGEPSKLCQLVARAARDLLRADTSILWDVDGPELIPSGWAGMDEGAARALRTWADEQLLQRAATKRLVAVPDLLAAASGDPASAALLEDAGGTAAVSLVSAGRVTGVLAVASSLPREFSATEERLLTILADHAAIAFENARLYRQLRDRLAELQRTQAQLIQAEKLSAMGHLLAGVAHELNNPLAIVLGRATLLRDVVEGGPLAGQIEDIVQAGERCARIVRDFVSLARQRPAERHAVRLNDVVQDAVELLRYQLEVDNVEVTLELAGDLPVLWADPHQLYQVAVNLISNAHQALRDGAPPRRLSLRTLADPASARVVLEVADTGPGIPPDIQGRIFDPFFTTKPPGQGTGLGLSLCQAIVTGHDGSIRVESQPGQGALFRVELPVVAPPVPVSQVPSAEPQPPLSGRRILVVDDDEVLTQVLTDALSADGHHVETAPNGAVALQKLRGQAYDLILSDIKMPELDGPDLYREVERRYPELRRRFVLFTGDVLTPRTREFLKLTDVPSLIKPFALDDLQRIVQQVLRAE; encoded by the coding sequence ATGGAGCCGATCCGCGTTCTCTACGTCGAGGACGATCGCGCCGACCAGGAGCTGACCCGCCGGCACTTTGAACGCCACGCGCGGCAGGTGAAGCTCAGAATGGTGGAGACGGTGGCCGACGCGCTCGATCAACTCCTCGCCGACGACACCGACCTGGTCCTGGCCGACTACCGTCTCCCGGACGGGACGGGGTTGGCTCTCCTGGACGCAATCAAGACGAGGGGACTCCGGGTGCCGGTGGTCCTGGTCACGGGCGCCGGGGACGTGGAGGCGGCCGTGCGCCTGCTCAAGGCCGGGGCCACCGACTACGTGGTCAAGCGCCCGGGATATCTCGCCACGCTCCCCGCGGTTATCGAAGGAGCGTTCCGGTGGTTCCAGTCGGTGCGCGAGATCCGGCGGGCGACCGTCCTCGTGCTCTATGCCGAGCACAATCGCGCTGACGCCGAGCTGACGGAGCGGGCCTTCAGAGAACATGGCCCCCACCTCCAGCTCGATGTCGTCTGGAGCGGGCAAGACGCGCTGGAGAGGCTCAGGGCCGCGCCGTACGACCTCTTCCTCCTGGACTACCGCATGCCCGACCTCTCCGGTATCGAGATCCTCAAGGCGCTGCGGGAAGAGCGGATCCGGATCCCCGTGGTGATGATCACCGGGCGCCAGGACGAGGAAATCGCGGTCCAGGCCTTCAAGCTCGGGGTCACCGACTACCTCGTCAAGGAGGAGGGCTACCTGACCAAGCTTCCGTCCACCATCGAGAACGTGCTGGCCCAGCGCCGCCTCGCCGAGGAGAACGAGGCCCTCCTGGTCCTGAACAGCCTGGCCGAATCGATCGCGAGCGTCGGAGAGCCGAGCAAGCTCTGCCAGCTCGTCGCGCGAGCCGCCCGGGACCTGCTCCGGGCAGACACGAGCATCCTCTGGGACGTGGACGGCCCCGAGCTGATTCCCTCCGGCTGGGCGGGCATGGACGAGGGAGCGGCGCGCGCGCTCCGTACCTGGGCGGATGAGCAGCTCTTGCAGCGCGCAGCGACCAAGCGGCTGGTGGCCGTCCCCGATCTCCTGGCCGCGGCGAGCGGCGATCCTGCGAGCGCCGCCCTCCTCGAGGACGCCGGCGGGACTGCGGCAGTGTCGCTGGTGAGCGCGGGCCGGGTGACGGGCGTCCTCGCCGTCGCCAGCAGTCTGCCCCGCGAATTCAGCGCGACCGAGGAGCGCCTTCTGACAATCCTGGCGGACCACGCGGCGATCGCCTTCGAGAATGCCCGGCTCTACCGGCAGCTCAGAGATCGGCTGGCGGAGCTTCAGCGGACGCAGGCCCAGCTCATCCAGGCCGAGAAACTCTCGGCCATGGGCCACCTCCTCGCGGGCGTGGCCCATGAGCTGAACAACCCCCTCGCCATCGTGCTGGGACGGGCCACGCTCCTCCGCGACGTCGTCGAGGGCGGACCGCTCGCCGGACAGATCGAGGACATCGTCCAGGCCGGGGAACGCTGCGCGCGTATCGTGAGAGATTTCGTCTCACTCGCGCGCCAGCGCCCTGCGGAGCGCCACGCGGTGCGGCTGAACGACGTGGTCCAGGACGCCGTGGAGCTGCTCCGCTACCAGCTCGAGGTGGACAACGTCGAGGTGACGCTGGAGCTGGCCGGGGACCTTCCGGTTCTCTGGGCCGACCCCCACCAGCTCTACCAGGTGGCCGTGAACCTGATCTCCAACGCGCACCAGGCGCTGCGGGACGGCGCACCCCCGCGCCGACTGAGCCTTCGCACCCTGGCCGACCCCGCCTCGGCGCGGGTGGTGCTCGAGGTCGCGGACACCGGTCCCGGGATCCCACCCGACATCCAGGGGCGCATCTTCGACCCCTTCTTCACCACCAAGCCCCCGGGCCAGGGGACGGGACTCGGGCTCTCCCTCTGCCAGGCGATCGTCACGGGACACGATGGAAGCATCCGGGTCGAGAGCCAGCCCGGCCAGGGCGCGCTCTTCCGGGTCGAGTTGCCGGTCGTGGCCCCGCCCGTGCCCGTGTCGCAGGTCCCCAGCGCTGAGCCGCAGCCGCCCCTCAGCGGAAGGCGGATCCTCGTCGTTGATGACGACGAGGTGCTCACCCAGGTCCTGACGGACGCGCTCTCCGCCGATGGACACCACGTCGAAACGGCGCCCAACGGGGCCGTGGCGCTCCAGAAGCTGCGAGGGCAGGCCTACGACCTGATCCTGAGTGACATCAAGATGCCCGAGCTGGACGGTCCCGACCTCTACCGGGAGGTGGAGCGACGGTATCCGGAACTGCGCCGGCGGTTCGTGTTGTTTACCGGTGATGTCCTCACCCCGAGGACCCGGGAGTTTCTGAAGCTGACGGACGTGCCCAGCCTGATCAAGCCCTTCGCGTTGGACGACCTCCAGCGCATCGTCCAGCAGGTGCTCCGGGCCGAGTAG
- a CDS encoding response regulator, translated as MARHCEVALPTVRRWIEAGQLPAFKTPGKHHRIRLKDFQRFLDDHGMPPYPAPPLEVRMLIADDEQDIVDLLVEFLSAEPRQFKLETATDGYEALVKVGGFKPAILIIDVVMPGLDGVKVCQRLKAHPETRTIKILGITGYPDTIPALLEAGADACLPKPLDLRQVKQELESLLALVEA; from the coding sequence GTGGCCCGTCATTGCGAGGTCGCGCTGCCAACCGTGAGGCGCTGGATCGAGGCGGGGCAGCTCCCGGCGTTCAAGACCCCGGGCAAGCACCACCGGATCAGGCTCAAGGATTTTCAGCGGTTCCTCGACGACCATGGCATGCCCCCCTACCCGGCCCCACCGCTGGAAGTCCGCATGCTCATCGCGGACGATGAGCAGGATATCGTGGACCTCCTCGTGGAGTTCCTCTCCGCCGAGCCGCGCCAGTTCAAGCTCGAAACGGCGACCGACGGGTATGAGGCCCTGGTCAAGGTCGGCGGCTTCAAGCCCGCCATCCTGATCATCGACGTGGTGATGCCGGGCCTGGACGGGGTCAAGGTTTGCCAGAGGCTCAAGGCCCATCCGGAAACCCGCACCATCAAGATCCTCGGAATTACAGGCTACCCCGACACCATACCCGCTTTGCTGGAAGCAGGCGCTGACGCCTGTCTTCCCAAGCCCCTGGATCTCCGGCAGGTGAAGCAGGAACTGGAGAGCCTCCTGGCCCTGGTGGAAGCCTGA
- a CDS encoding purine-binding chemotaxis protein CheW, whose protein sequence is MSELVVFMIDGQRYGLALHTVERVFPMVAVSPLPKAPAIALGVINLHGRVIPVVDIRRRFGLPLGDYGPTAHLLVARTARRTLALPVDTVPGVMEIAAEAVVPPGAALPGIGYVAGIAALEDGLLFIHDLEAFLSLDEEQQLAEALGESVG, encoded by the coding sequence CTGAGTGAGCTTGTCGTTTTCATGATCGATGGGCAGCGCTACGGTCTCGCCCTCCACACCGTGGAGCGGGTCTTTCCCATGGTCGCCGTATCCCCCCTCCCGAAGGCTCCGGCAATCGCCCTGGGAGTGATCAACCTGCACGGCCGGGTTATTCCTGTCGTCGATATCCGGCGCCGCTTCGGCCTCCCACTCGGCGACTACGGCCCCACCGCGCACCTCCTGGTCGCCCGGACGGCTCGGCGAACGCTGGCCTTACCCGTGGACACGGTCCCCGGCGTCATGGAAATAGCCGCGGAGGCGGTGGTCCCGCCCGGCGCCGCCCTCCCCGGGATCGGGTACGTGGCGGGGATCGCGGCGCTGGAAGATGGCCTCCTCTTCATCCACGACCTCGAGGCTTTTCTCTCCCTTGACGAAGAGCAGCAGCTGGCCGAGGCGCTTGGGGAGTCAGTCGGATGA